Genomic DNA from Gammaproteobacteria bacterium:
GCCCGCGTGGCGAGCTTTTTACCAAAGAAAATATTCGCGGCAGGCTCAATATGCGCGATTTCCTGGACACCATGCGCGCCAGCGGCGTGGATACCAGCGGTGGGCCAGCCGCATTCAGTAAACGTGATAAACAGCTGTTCGCCAATCAGCTGGATCAGTATCTGACCAGGCATTACAAAAAACCGGGCTAGCCTGAGCTCTCGCCCCGAACCGGGTGCCAGACCGGCCAATGCTTGCGCTGCCGCTGCAACCGGCTTTTACACCTGTTTATGCCGTCAATCTGTTACTATGCGCTCCGCCCGCCCGCAGCAGAACCCGCGTTTCCCCGACTATCAGGCCTTTTGAGGCTGATTTCTGGTGATTGCGGTCCGCTGATTCACCTCACTCTAACCAGGCACACACTTTTGATTTCTACAGTAAATCTTTCGATTCAGTTCGGCACCAGGCCCCTGTTTGAGAATGTCTCCGTGACATTCGGCAATGGCAACCGCTATGGCCTGATCGGTGCAAACGGCTCGGGCAAATCGACCCTGATGAAAATTCTTGCAGGCCAGCTGGAGCCTTCAGCCGGCAATGTCGCGATCGACCCAGGTGCTCGTATCGGCCAGCTGTCCCAGGATCAGTTTGCCTATGAGGACTACCGGGTCCTTGATGCTGTGATGTTGGGCTACGAAAGATTGTGGAGCGTTATCCAGGAACGCGACCGCCTGTATTCGCTGCCTGAGATGAGTGACGAGGAAGGCATGCGTGCTGCGGATCTGGAAGTCGAATTTGCCGAGATGGACGGGTATTCGGCCGAATCGCGCGCCGGTGAGCTGCTGGAAGGCATCGGCATCCCGGTCGAGCAACACGAAGGCCCGATGAGTGCTGTCGCCCCCGGCTGGAAGCTCAGGGTCTTGCTGGCGCAGGCGCTGTTTTCCGATCCGGATGTGTTGCTGCTGGACGAGCCCACCAACAACCTCGATCTCAATGCGATTCGCTGGCTGGAAGAATTTCTGCAGAGCCGCAAATCCACGATGGTGATCATTTCGCATGATCGTCATTTCCTGAACAGCGTCTGCTCACACATGGCCGACCTGGATTACGGCAGGCTGCAGGTTTTTCCGGGCAACTATGATGAGTACATGACCGCCGCCACGCAGGCACGCGAGCGGATCCATGCGGAGAACGCAAAAAAGAAAGCGAAAAGAGCCGATCTGCAGGCCTTTGTTAGCCGGTTTTCCGCGAACGCCTCGAAGGCGCGCCAGGCAACCTCGCGCGCCCGACAGCTGGAAAAAATCAAGCTCGAAGACATCAAGCCGTCGAGTCGGGTCAGTCCGTTTATTCGTTTCGAACAGGACAAGCCGCTGCGGCGTGTCGCGGTGGAAGCGACCAACATCAGCAAGGGTTTCGACGACGGGCCGTTGTTTGAGAACCTGGACCTGAGCATCGATGCCGGGTCGCGGGTCGCAATACTCGGGCCCAACGGGATTGGCAAGACCACGCTGGCACGTTGTCTGCTGCAGGATCTCGAACCAGACACCGGCGAGGTGAAATGGGCCCAGAATGCCCGGACTGGCTACTTTGCCCAGGACCACGCTGCAGAATTTACGACTGACATGACGCTGCTTGACTGGATCGCACAATGGCAGCCGCCCGGTTCTGACGAACAACTGTTGCGCGCCACGCTGGGACGGATGCTGTTTTCCAGAGATGACAGCGAGAAATCGGTCAAAGTGGTATCCGGCGGCGAAGAGCGCCGGCTGATGTTCGGCAAACTGATTCTGCAAAAACCCAACGTGATGGTCATGGATGAACCGACAAACCATCTCGATATGGAGTCGATCGAGGCGCTGAACCTTGCCCTGGAAAATTACCCTGGCACTTTGATCTTCGTCAGTCATGACCGGGATTTCGTGTCAACACTGGCGACACGCATTATCGACATGACGCCTGACGGCATTGTTGATTTCACCGGCACCTACGACGAATACCTGCGTGCGCAGCTGCTGAGCGACAAATCTCGGGTCGCCTGATCTGGCGTTATCGCGTCTGAATCCAGTCGGGCCGTTGCAGCAGCCACCAAAACGAGCGTATAGAAAACAGGTGGCAGATCCCAAAGTGGAAAAGATCGGCATTTTTGTCGACGTGCAGAATATTTACTACACGTGCCGTCAGGCCCATTCTGCCAATTTCGATTACAATAAATTCTGGGCGCAGGTCACGCGTGGGCGCGAAGTAATTTGCGCCAACGCCTACGCCACCGGGCGCGGCGACGAAAAGCAAACGCAGTTCCAGAACATTCTTCGTGCCATCGGTTTTACGATAAAACTAAAGCCAATGCTGAAACGACTCGACGGCACCGCCAAAGCCGATTGGGATGTCGGCATTGCTCTGGATGTTTTTGAAGAGGCGCAGAGCTGCGACACAGTTGTCCTGGCATCCGGCGATGGCGACTTTGATGTTCTGCTCGAGAGAATCAAGCAGCGATTCAATACCAGGACAGAGGTTTATGGTGTTGCGCAACTCACCTCCAATCAGTTAATCAAAGCGGCCGATGAGTTCATACCGATCGACGACAGGCTGTTATTGAGCAAGCAGACGCGATAGCGCGATGCAGGTAATGGTCAGGGCTGCCATCGATTTTGCGACCAGACGGCTGATTAACCCTGCACCGATATTCCGGGTTG
This window encodes:
- a CDS encoding YaiI/YqxD family protein — encoded protein: PRGELFTKENIRGRLNMRDFLDTMRASGVDTSGGPAAFSKRDKQLFANQLDQYLTRHYKKPG
- a CDS encoding ABC-F family ATPase; translated protein: MISTVNLSIQFGTRPLFENVSVTFGNGNRYGLIGANGSGKSTLMKILAGQLEPSAGNVAIDPGARIGQLSQDQFAYEDYRVLDAVMLGYERLWSVIQERDRLYSLPEMSDEEGMRAADLEVEFAEMDGYSAESRAGELLEGIGIPVEQHEGPMSAVAPGWKLRVLLAQALFSDPDVLLLDEPTNNLDLNAIRWLEEFLQSRKSTMVIISHDRHFLNSVCSHMADLDYGRLQVFPGNYDEYMTAATQARERIHAENAKKKAKRADLQAFVSRFSANASKARQATSRARQLEKIKLEDIKPSSRVSPFIRFEQDKPLRRVAVEATNISKGFDDGPLFENLDLSIDAGSRVAILGPNGIGKTTLARCLLQDLEPDTGEVKWAQNARTGYFAQDHAAEFTTDMTLLDWIAQWQPPGSDEQLLRATLGRMLFSRDDSEKSVKVVSGGEERRLMFGKLILQKPNVMVMDEPTNHLDMESIEALNLALENYPGTLIFVSHDRDFVSTLATRIIDMTPDGIVDFTGTYDEYLRAQLLSDKSRVA
- a CDS encoding NYN domain-containing protein translates to MEKIGIFVDVQNIYYTCRQAHSANFDYNKFWAQVTRGREVICANAYATGRGDEKQTQFQNILRAIGFTIKLKPMLKRLDGTAKADWDVGIALDVFEEAQSCDTVVLASGDGDFDVLLERIKQRFNTRTEVYGVAQLTSNQLIKAADEFIPIDDRLLLSKQTR